The genomic interval TTGGGTACTGCCCCTTGAAGACCTCTTCCACCAGCGCATCGAATTTTGATATCAGCGGCCTGAAGGCAGGCATGTCGGTGACATATATCACCATGCGGACCACGTCTGAAGGCTTGCCGCCTTCCGCTTCTACAATGCGTTTGATCCTATCCAGGGTTACCTTTGCCTGAGTGAGAACGTCGGCGGCCTCAGCGGGGGTATTAACAGCGGTGCAGCCGGAAATGAAAAGCATATCACCGGCGCGAATACTGCGCACATAGTTTCCAATGGTTGGAGCTATTGATTGATGGTTATTCCGTGTCTTCCTCATATTGGCCTCCTGTAAATTAAACTCGCGCCCGATGGAAGCGCATTATAAGGACTGTAGAGGCATAAGTCTCCCCTTATCCTTAATTCATACCAATAGCAGATTGAGAAAAAGAAAGGCCCCCGACTATCGGGGGCCTTTTCTTCAGGAGTCTATTGGTTAAGCGTGAACCCTGCGATTGCGGCGCAGGAAGTACCCGCCGCTGACCAGAATGAAGGCGCCTGCTGCTAGGGCAATGACAGCGAACACTGTGTAGCTGACATCGCCGGTTGAAGGAGGCACAGGAGCGGGAACAAACACTATGGGATTGTAAGTAGCCATGTTCTGGGCGCCCAGGTGCGCCTGAGCGGCTCCGCCCTCACCGGTACCCCATGTGATGGTGCCGTCGCGGTTGGCGTCGAATCCATGAAGGGACCTATTCAGCAGGAGTTCGGCATTGGAGGCGTAAGCCTTAGCTACCGTCAGGGAGTCGGTGGCGCGGCCCTGGATGGCAGCGTCGCGGGCCTGACCGGCCCAACTGGCTACGTTATCTGAGGACTGGGAAACGTTAGGCTCGAACCTGGTTATAACAACGTCGCCGGAGGAAGCTGTTAGCGCCAGCTGAGCGTGAGTCTTGGCCAGTCCAGCATACTTGAGAACGCCTGCTCCGTCGCCCGGATTGCCGGAGGAAGCGACGAAGTTGGCGCCGGCAGAACCTTCCACAATGTTAATGACGTTGGCAAGATGGAGCTTCACATCGCTAAGCGTCGTGGAAGCAGCTGCCACGCCGGCATGGTAATGCGCCAGATCAGTCTGCTCCCGCAGGCCGACAGTTATGCCCTTAGGCACGCCGTTATGAGGCCCGGAGGTGTAGTTCGGGTTGCCGTTTAGCGAATAAAGGAGGTGGCGAATATGAGGCAAGGCGCCCGAAGGAAGCTGGTCGCGATAAGCAACTTTGGTGGACGCGTTGGCGCTGCTATCCGGGACAGGCTCAATGGTGATCTCAAACTTATCGTATATCGAGGCCAGATTGCGCTTCTCGGGGTTTGAATACGTGTGAGCGACAACACCGCTGGCGTTTACAGCCAGGATGCCCACGCTTATCCTAGCGCTCCCGTTGTCGGTAACCAGCCAGCCTTCATAAGCCTCGTTAGCGTTGAGCTTTGTTACGTTGGTCAGGTTTACCACCAGCTTGTCAGAGGGACCGGGGGCGGACTCTTTTATCACCGCATCACCTTGGATATTGGCTTGCGCCAGACTGGCGGGGATAAGAATTGCCAGAAGGGCAGCCAGAAGAGAAACTGAGATTAGCCTGAAAAAGTACATTGAACCTCCTATACCGCTGTCGCGA from SAR202 cluster bacterium carries:
- a CDS encoding RidA family protein — its product is MRKTRNNHQSIAPTIGNYVRSIRAGDMLFISGCTAVNTPAEAADVLTQAKVTLDRIKRIVEAEGGKPSDVVRMVIYVTDMPAFRPLISKFDALVEEVFKGQYPTSTLVASPGLARAGLKIEIEATAAF